The sequence cagttgtactcctacacctctgatcccagaaggatgctacgtacttgattcccttagctgatctcacccacaactaagagttgctacgacccaaaatcgtaggctttaacaataaacaaatctgtctcacacagaaaagtctatcaaaggataaatctgtctcccacagataaaccctaggttttgttccgtctttagatataaaatcaaggtaacatgaaccaattgataatccggtcttatattcccgaagaacaacctagattaatcaatcacctctcaataatccttcctgactacacacgtggattatcgaggaatcacaaacaatgagacgaagatgtttgtaacttctttatcttgcctatcggagaactctcacgatatcaatcaaatcgattgtactcgtacgatagaaaatgcaagatcagatcacacaactacgataaaagtagtatcggtctggcttcacaatcccaatgaagtctttaagtcgttaaccttattttaaagaagaaaatcaaaggttaatggggatcgactctagcgagcgcactagtatcacacagatgtgtggggattaagttttgctcaaGCTAGAAGtcccatatatataaccttcaaatcagggttttgccttaggtacaaagcaatccatattcaccgttagatgaaaacctgatttagattcaagctaatatttctcaaccgttagatcgaaaaacaaagcttgtcatacacacttggtaaacgtttactgggtttgtgaaaaccgtgcccaaacgtttacgcgtatgttggttcaacatagtaaccaaaaggttaaccatatgagcgagcatctcatattaacctgattcttcttcaccataactagttcaatttacttcaaacgaactagttaagagttgttcaattgctatgagatcttatgtaactacacaagacacaattgaaacaaagatgattcaattcgattgaatcggttcatgaaaattatatccacggtttgcaaaagcattccttagtaatttaatgtatcatgttcagagcacatatttagatcataaccacttaagctcacaaacaagttcacggacttaagttcaatcggttgagttttccaaactcagcagaaattctcggtcgagaacttccgccagttcgcggactgggttcgcgaactgagttcgcggacttagcacacaaacgagttttggaaatcccagcagaaattttcggtatgaaaacttccgtcagttcgcgggctGAATCTGcaaattgagttcgcggacttggcaaagcccaTTCCACAATCctgccgatttctcttgatcaacaaagttcgaaaacttcggttcaaggaatacatggttatgtaatctaaactctcattccaatcattgagacattctcagaggacgctatgtagccgttattcacagaccgattcacgtcagagcaattctcaaagtgattgaaacttttcatgactttcgtcactaggtgaagataaacttgatcaaagtgaaacgctttaccaacacatgatttcgagaaaaagataagcattgaatactcagctcgaaatatcaaatgtgtatgatctagtctatatagcatacgacttttgtctcataagaagtaggagatagaatagatagacttttgagtgatagataagttcaagtcttcacatacctatttgttgatgaagttccacagttccttatgtagatcttcgtcgttgtcgttgaatcgccatgaagtcgttgagctcaactacacttttcctatcctagtccgagacttagctaatatgctagaaatcaagacttatagttttgatcactaacattgacatacatgcttgatatagcaacgcatgcgaggtcgaccgaactatgctctaacatgatccttggactcagaaaccctaattcgatcaattgatgaccaatttgatggtttattgaaaatgaaccatggaatgaaggagggaccagctacatgggaccgtgggtcgaccatgtaacgcccgtATACTCGAGTGAGCAAACACCAAGGTCTcttggagagttggtgaaaggatgatcaaatactggtttaatcatttattaaaataatgctcgtctgagccttagatgataaaacctaattaaatatgaagaggtgagagaccgaccaaggggtcatgaaaccggtccTGGATGGTCACGAGATCAaatgacgatcattttatgaagttccaaaattatttggaagaaatCTGGACCtcatacgtgcaattgtgcaaattaggtcaatttGTCAGAATACGTGAGATCGACCCCTTGCAAGGAAaatagccaaccttggtcggtcaaggtaacatgctcatgtCGTTAAAGTGTCTGtttctcagttctgagaattttgagattttctggcgtgcgtttgagcaaacatttgagaaaatatgaagaaatcagggaattttgctgaaactgagaaaacttcatgggatgaaggaaaataattataaaatgtaGGAATTATGAAGAGTGGGACCGACTGatgccaaggcatggccggccggccaatgaccaCGATGCCAtggtagttttcttaattttatattattttcatgattttatgaaaatatcatgaaatcaaggagtttgttgaaacccagGAGTTTTGTTAatatcaaggagtttccttgaagggaaggagtttccatgagatcaaggaaacaaataatattaataataataaaataagggcgtgtgggaccggctagggcccggtcccgcgagttTTCCCTAactttatgtattatttcatgatttgaaggaattttcataatttgaaaaaaataccatgagatcaaggaatttcatgggatcaaggaaacataaaaataataatgataaaataaggggtgtgtgggaccggctcgggAATGACCGGCCGGCTGAAGCCGGTCCcgcgagtttccctaattttttattatttttcatgatttgaaggaaataacatgaaattaaggagttttcatgagattagggaaataataataaaataatgaggaatcatgaggtgtgggaccggccaggatCAAGGCATTGCCGGTTGGCTAGTAAACatggtcccatgacacttttttccaattttatattatttccttgatgcgaaggaaataccatgaaactgaggaatttccttaaaacaaaggatatttgttcaaatgaaaggattttcatagatcaaggaaaataacaaaaaaaagtgataaaatataaaactgggcgTGGGCCtggtcacgaccggccggccggtgggcccagtcccctagcgctttggttaatattttattatttattattttctttcctattctgcataggttcatcgtctcgtcgtattatgaaatactcattcgtgcgttcaggtgctcgttagtgcattattgctgaatacactcgcaccattttggtcggggcttactcgatagtgctcAGATACCCGtatattgaatatttatcactaacccatggaattctgctgggaagaaccataaattgaagtgacgaaatattatgaaaatattgaatatTCTCCagagattcagttaatgaatctaatgatttaagaataattaactgatgactctatactagtacgatcgtgtaggagcattaattattcaggaattgggtgatatgagcttgttgaagcaccataattcttttatatagtcagggaaaacaattgttacatcctgaagacgttgtttctctatactagaaggcaagctgtctaggagccatctaATCTTGCATTTTCTATATAAAATGatcactgaaattgctcagtatttatgagatatgccgctgcctcatctgagagactacacatcttcatatactctgagagacagtattcttagTCATGGATTCTCGtagcatgagctttcacgctttcgataagagacatgagcctcaatactcgtctgattgctggataagGAGCATatacaattatgggtttacgattttagcctttgtcgaaaatccaccatctacattaagtcccctgcttagtgaggaacaatcatgttcctcattcAACatcgaatggtgattttccggttacaaacaatataagtaatcgaacttagtcgtaagataagacgttaccggatttttgacgacacgagcaaaccacgacttgaatgaagattccagtggcatgatagagcatcataTAACgatcataaattggtgttgaaccgctgattctgatgacgggaccttggtcgttttaggattcgcgggccgggcccaataaggaaatccttgtgagattaggttttggaaataaaatttgatataaaagggatataATCCccccattttttttatttcacctcaCACGACCAACACCACCTTCATCTCCCTCACGTCAACAACAGGAGAAGAATTTTCCGTCGAAGCTCCACCGCCGTCAGTCGCCGTCGATCGCCCGTCCGACCAGCTTCCGGTCGGCGCCGACCAGTtacacaattatttttttttgctgaagttcatgagtttcatgagttgttcatgtcttGATCATGctaaaattatatacatgtgcatatatgagtgtgaattttgttgaaaacccttgttttttgaagacgtatgttcgttcgatcattagtttaagaaactagcaataatccctgatttaggagagattttatgTATAAACTTGTGTCCagcgataaaattttgtttatgagttttcatggaaatcaagactttattTTGAAAAGACATggacttttcacaaaaccgaaataaaccttcgtttcaaagaaagacgacagtacgaaggaaaaagttttttttttttttttaataaaaccatGGCCTGTTcatggacattttttttttgatgagacCGTGGAATATCCACATATTTTACGTGAGCCTTGCTCAcataaaaatgttttttttttaatttacgtgAGTAATCACATTTTACTcatatatatgaatatatatatatttaaaaaatcaaaactcgaattttgaatagtgtttaaaggtaaacaattatttatgatgaaatgttgttttagcttgtttttataaCCCCGAGGTGAATGTTTACGcagtagaaatgttcatgattttatgaaaacctgagttttTCTCGTCTTTTGTAGGTTTTGAAGAGCGAACTAATTTCGTAGTGCTAACTCTTATAGCTCAATCACTAatgttagtgaaattgtaaagaggtaagagttaagagttaccgttTTGTTGTTGGAATCGATATCCTTGGATCATTCGTAATTTCATGCTTTTTGATTTGGTTCCAGACTATGGTGACCTCCAGCAGCAGCAGTGATTACAATCATTATTACTCCTccagctcttctgatgaggattccaaagCTTCTGCAGTCGAATCGAAATCTAAGGCGAATCATGTTGAGGAGGCAAAGCCTAGTATCCCCCTTAATGACCGGAGAGTCACTTATGCTAAGCTTATGAAGAGAAAAGTCGAGGATGATGAGGCAGAGGATCGTCAGCGTAGAAAGGACCGAGTCCGGCGCAAAATACTAGCGGCTGAGGAGAAACATCGGTTTGTTGACGGTGTACCCTCCGACTCTGACTATGACGCTTCGGAAGATGAACCCATGTGGGTGCCACAGGATCGTAAGATTAAGACAGACCAGCGTACAAGAGAGCTCAAGGAGATTGCGAAACAAGTTGAAGCTGAACTCGAAGCTGAGCATAAAGCAGAAGATGACTCGGACACGGACGATCTTGACATTCACCCAGACTTCATCAATGGCACTGACagtgattctgacgaagaagagAATTCTGAGAATGATGATGAGCCTGACAAATCTGATGACTTTGACGAATCTGACGAGTAGTTTTATTCCTAATCTTATTTAAATATTTGAATGTTTTATTAGTATTCATTGTAGGAATCCTCTTTGATTATTTGAACAATTTCACTTCAGTattaagattttccttttgaatgaGAAATCCTTTTATTAATGTTGGTTCTTCTTGATTGAACCAAATAGAATTAAATAATGCTCTTGCGCCAAACCCATTGTGATCTCCTTTACTTGCTTTAACGGTTTCCATATGTGAAAATATCCAGACACGTCACATATGCCGAGAAGACATATAACACACACAAGGTCGTGTGGATTTCTGATCATGTCCAGctttggtcagtccccagtgcatTATTTTCCTCCGCATCTCCAGTATTGATCTTGTTTggaacttagggtttcagtaaaactcgcaacTGAATTGACTATACGCAGAGATAATCACCCACCGTGTCTTGTATATATTTCTCCAAGACCTAGGGTTTAATAtttacgcaaatatttcttccattcctgagttagTTTCATTGCACAAAGGAAATTTTGATCGCCATACCTTTCCTCATCATGTCTCGCTGTAGTGTTTCTTCTCGAAACGAACCTCAGTCGAAGCATGAAATAGAAGCGTCGTTCTCGGTAAGTTGTATATCTTCTTCGTATTCTTTTGATCAAAGAAACTGATCACAGgaaaatgatttgttgcaggataatcagaagaatccatcttcttctcataattcaagaCCCAAGCGTACTGTCAGAGCCCCTGCCCGGTATAGGTCCGCTCACACTGGAGCCGACACGTCTGTGAGTAATTTTATGATTTCTTGATTGAAGCTTCACTCGACGGTTTATCCAATCTTCATCTGAAATTGAAAACTTCTCTGTCACAGGTTGATGTGCATGTTGTTGTCGATGCTAGAAAGAGGAGGAACGGGAAGTCAGTGGTCGTGGTTGAAGATAGCAGCAACCATGTTGACGAGGACTCTACTGATTCCGTGGAGTCTGGGGTTAGAGCTCACGTCCATGAGTATCCAATAGCTGGATTCCCCTTTGAAGTTCCCATGACTAATAATTCCCTAAATAATGGTGTGGTTAGTGGATTCGTCATTCCAAAATGTCACGTACCTCTGTATACCAAAATTTGGAGACGGTATGGACACATTGTTACAACGGAAATATGTAGAGGCTTTATCGCGACCCTCTTGACCACGGTTGCCGGGTTGTTACCGATTACTGAAGAGATGAACGAGACGAGTCTGCTAGATGTCAAGCATCATGAACTGCACagatgggatgaaatgatctcaaaCTGTGAAACTTTGCGGTTCAACATAGGCTGGCTTCATTGTCGGCTtgagatgatcaaaattcacaGGGAGGCAgctgctgctgatgcaatttctacCACAACTGCTTTCTTGGAAGAGCAGAAGGCACTTGCCTTGGAATCGGCGAGAGTCGAGAAAGCTGTCCAGGACTTGAAGGTGAAGACCAAGAACTTTCAAAAAAAGTTAGACATGGCTGTCTTTAAGAATTACCCTCTGCTGGATGGTTTATTCTGAGTGAGCCTTTGTGATTGTTGTTTTTTGAATAGGTTCAGGCTTTTCTGTAGATAGAATAATTAATAAAGaaatttttgttcatttatgaaatatttaatgaacaaaggagtacTTTGCATACTCTCTGGAAtaatataaattacattttgagaaatgcttgaaatgataaaAAGGTAATGGTTTTCTACGGGTCAGGaataatatgctttgagccattttccgttgaagatatttccttccactcctccgtCAATGGctaagatcttgtaatatccactggacactgccttgatgattacatatggtccttcccattttggagagaacttgggagcagacatatcttgttgaatgtgttttgctgtTTTTatcaccaaatctcctacttggaatgttcgaggtcttaccattttgttgtaagctctggagatcctttgtttttatgcttccacgtatttttctaccttAGCCCTTCTTGACTCAAGCATGTCCAGTTCGGCGATCCTTGAGTTGGATACTtctgcttcatcccattgtactccactggatgtggcgatccttgctgaaggaatcttgatttctgctggaagtatggagTCAGCTCCATAGACAagagagtatggtgaagttcCGATCAAACTCCTTGGTGCGGTCCGATAGGCCCATAAATCCATGGGcaattgttcatgccacgttcgaggattatcatgaattgttcgactgagGATCCGTATCAAAGTTTTATTGGTGCTttctgcttgtccgtttccttgaggaTAGTATGGCGTGGAGAAAATTTGTTTGATGCCGTATTCCTCGAGCAAGTCTGTCACGtttttgttggcgaaaggagtcccattatcagtgatgatatgcttaggaacgccGAACCTACATATTATGTGTTCTTTGATGAAAGCTTCaatcgtgactccagtggtgctccGAAGAGGGATGGCTTCAACCCACTTAGTAAAATATTttgttgcagtgatgatgtactCATGCTGTTTTGAAGACACTGGATTGATTTTCCCTATtgtatccagtccccagctgtagaaaggccatggactattcacagagttcaatgggagacaaggagtgtggatgagattaccatggatttgGAATTTGTAACATATCTGTACGTAAgcagctgcatcgtcttccatagttggccaataatatttctcatgaactcggagaaatagtttcctctttccttgatgttctccatcgtgcATGTCCTTCaaaattgttgggatttcatgctcagcTAAGCATCGTAGTAAGTTCCCACCAAAGATTTTGCGGTATAGGACTCTGTCAAGAAAGGCAAATATTTTATCCCTTTGAATGAGTTTGATCATTTCTTTCTTTTCCAATGGCAATTCATTGTCCCgaaggtacttgatgtaaggttccctccagtccccagtgtgatgggATGTCAGAGTTTCTAAATGATGAGGAggcgtctgacaattgggacaagaCTTTTTCTGAACCCTAGATTGagcctccatggaaggccaatagtatcccatcctttgaagctttctgtaaagtgttaccaccagtgtttgtccgcagatttcttcatgtatgtgTTTGAGTTGTTCGTCCGCTTCGTCTTTTCCGAGGCATCGCGATAAAGACCCGTCTGGATTTCGATAATATaacgctccatgaagcaagaaataattctttaattcTTTGAGAATAactttcccttc comes from Papaver somniferum cultivar HN1 chromosome 7, ASM357369v1, whole genome shotgun sequence and encodes:
- the LOC113295246 gene encoding transcription initiation factor TFIID subunit 11-like, with amino-acid sequence MHLPITGNLPGDLSDEEIAVSNILTTAMEEVNKASGSKGCCAYWLTCWWPKDEVYDKPIDGYVDFWDQQLERLRDFVRVGQPPVKDPPSTEMISQGGRNEYFVMETESADTRPSSENRDESTFKDSEPNRSNEPFVVITDNPNSLNTSETPQTMVTSSSSSDYNHYYSSSSSDEDSKASAVESKSKANHVEEAKPSIPLNDRRVTYAKLMKRKVEDDEAEDRQRRKDRVRRKILAAEEKHRFVDGVPSDSDYDASEDEPMWVPQDRKIKTDQRTRELKEIAKQVEAELEAEHKAEDDSDTDDLDIHPDFINGTDSDSDEEENSENDDEPDKSDDFDESDE